One Alligator mississippiensis isolate rAllMis1 chromosome 12, rAllMis1, whole genome shotgun sequence DNA window includes the following coding sequences:
- the UCK1 gene encoding uridine-cytidine kinase 1 isoform X2, whose product MELLGQNEVDHRQRKVVILSQDRFYKVLTADQKAKALKGQYNFDHPDAFDNDLMHMTLTHIVEGKTVEVPTYDFVTHSRLPETTVVYPADVVLFEGILVFYNQDIRDMFHLRLFVDTDSDVRLSRRVLRDMKRGRDLEQILTQYTTFVKPAFEEFCLPTKKYADVIIPRGVDNMVAINLIVQHIQDILNGDICKWQRGAVNGHGRTYKRPFPEQAESSSVLAPGKRSHLESSSRPH is encoded by the exons ATGGAGCTGCTGGGCCAGAACGAGGTGGACCATCGTCAGCGCAAGGTGGTCATTCTCAGCCAGGACCGCTTCTACAAGGTCCTCACCGCCGACCAGAAAGCCAAGGCGCTGAAGGGGCAGTACAACTTCGATCACCCAG ACGCGTTTGACAACGACTTGATGCACATGACTCTGACGCATATCGTGGAAGGGAAAACCGTGGAGGTGCCCACCTATGATTTTGTGACCCATTCCAG GTTGCCGGAGACCACGGTGGTATATCCTGCCGATGTGGTGCTGTTTGAGGGCATCCTGGTCTTCTACAACCAGGACATCCGCGATATGTTCCACCTCCGCCTCTTTGTCGACACTGACTCGGATGTCAGGCTGTCCCGCCGAG tgctgcggGACATGAAGCGTGGCCGGGACCTGGAGCAGATCCTTACCCAGTACACCACCTTTGTCAAGCCTGCCTTCGAGGAGTTCTGCCTGCCG ACAAAGAAGTACGCTGATGTGATTATCCCCCGAGGAGTGGACAACATGG TTGCTATCAACCTCATTGTGCAGCACATCCAGGACATCCTGAACGGCGACATCTGCAAGTGGCAGCGAGGGGCAGTGAATGGGCATGGCCGGACGTACAAGCGGCCGTTCCCCGAGCAGGCCGAGAGCAGCAGTGTGCTGGCCCCCGGCAAGCGCTCTCACCTGGAGTCCAGCAGCCGCCCGCACTAA
- the UCK1 gene encoding uridine-cytidine kinase 1 isoform X1 translates to MASAGGGGAAEAERPHPKPFLIGVSGGTASGKSTVCEKIMELLGQNEVDHRQRKVVILSQDRFYKVLTADQKAKALKGQYNFDHPDAFDNDLMHMTLTHIVEGKTVEVPTYDFVTHSRLPETTVVYPADVVLFEGILVFYNQDIRDMFHLRLFVDTDSDVRLSRRVLRDMKRGRDLEQILTQYTTFVKPAFEEFCLPTKKYADVIIPRGVDNMVAINLIVQHIQDILNGDICKWQRGAVNGHGRTYKRPFPEQAESSSVLAPGKRSHLESSSRPH, encoded by the exons GCGGCGGTGGCGCGGCCGAGGCGGAGCGCCCGCACCCCAAGCCCTTCCTCATCGGCGTCAGCGGCGGCACCGCCAGCGGCAAG TCCACGGTATGCGAGAAGATCATGGAGCTGCTGGGCCAGAACGAGGTGGACCATCGTCAGCGCAAGGTGGTCATTCTCAGCCAGGACCGCTTCTACAAGGTCCTCACCGCCGACCAGAAAGCCAAGGCGCTGAAGGGGCAGTACAACTTCGATCACCCAG ACGCGTTTGACAACGACTTGATGCACATGACTCTGACGCATATCGTGGAAGGGAAAACCGTGGAGGTGCCCACCTATGATTTTGTGACCCATTCCAG GTTGCCGGAGACCACGGTGGTATATCCTGCCGATGTGGTGCTGTTTGAGGGCATCCTGGTCTTCTACAACCAGGACATCCGCGATATGTTCCACCTCCGCCTCTTTGTCGACACTGACTCGGATGTCAGGCTGTCCCGCCGAG tgctgcggGACATGAAGCGTGGCCGGGACCTGGAGCAGATCCTTACCCAGTACACCACCTTTGTCAAGCCTGCCTTCGAGGAGTTCTGCCTGCCG ACAAAGAAGTACGCTGATGTGATTATCCCCCGAGGAGTGGACAACATGG TTGCTATCAACCTCATTGTGCAGCACATCCAGGACATCCTGAACGGCGACATCTGCAAGTGGCAGCGAGGGGCAGTGAATGGGCATGGCCGGACGTACAAGCGGCCGTTCCCCGAGCAGGCCGAGAGCAGCAGTGTGCTGGCCCCCGGCAAGCGCTCTCACCTGGAGTCCAGCAGCCGCCCGCACTAA